GGATTCCTGCGGGCCGGGGATGACGTCTACCTGCATGCCGTGGTCGGCGACCTCCGGTCCGCCGCGACCGTGCCCGCTCCGGCCGGACTGACCGTGCTCGAGGGTGACCTCTACTTCCGGGACGGCGGGGAGCTGGTGGAGGCATCGCTGATCCTGAGTGCGGATCAGGACGCGGAACGCGCGATCGAGGCCCTGGAGACGCTGCTCGGAGAGCCGCGGTTCGAGGTCGTCATGCCCGGAGCGCTGGAGCTGGCGATCGGATGGCAGGCGGGCGACGGTTACCTGCTGGCGACCTTCACCGACCTGTCGATCTTCCGCGTGCACGCCTTCCGCAACGAACCGCAAGACCTCCTCGCCGGAACGCACGTGATGCTGTTCGAGGGACTCGAGCGCTACGCCCGGCGCCTCGCGGCAGGGGAACCGCAGGAGAAGCTCGCCGAGGAACTGGGCCAGGTGTTGGCCTGGGTCAGGATGGCGCGTCGCGTCCTCGGAGACCTCCGCTGACGTTTCACGCCGGCCGGTCCAACCAGCGGCTCCACGCGGCCGCCCGCGCCGCCATCTCGCGCCAGCGCCGGGCCGCCGCCTGCAGCGCCTCGCGCTGCCTGTCCGGACCGGGTGGTCCGTCCCGCCGCCCGAGTTCCACGGCCGCCAGGAGTGAGAGCGTCGTCTCCGGAGGTTCGGCGAGGGCGAGTGCGGCGAGCGGCCCGGCCGGGTCCTCCGCGTAGCGCCGGACCCGATCGCGAAGGTCCGGCGGGGCGGGAAACGCCGGGGTCCGGGCGGCCCGGCGAGCCGGCGCTCCGAGCCGCGGGCGAGCCGCCAGCCGGGGCCGCCCGGCCGCCCACCGGGCCCAGTCGACCCGGTCCACCCCCTCGATCCGTGCAGCGCCCGCCGCGCAGAGGAACCGCGCCCGCGGATCTCGCGAGCGGATCGTGGCCACCGCCTGCTCCGTGGCGCGCCGGTAGGCATCCAACTCCGGCGTCGTTTCGAGAGGACTCCCGTCCCAGCCTTCCGCGCGAAGGGAGGGCTCCGGCGCCCCTCCGGGGCGCTGCGACCCGCTCCCCGGCGCGTAGTAGCGCCCTCCGGGGGCCGCGAAATCGAGACCTGCCATCAGGACGGGGTCGCCCCCCAGCAGCCAACCGAGCACCAGGGCCGCCGTTCCCACGTTGCCACCGGTGGGGACGAGCGTCCCCGCGCCGGTCCAGGGTTCGAGCCAGGCTCCCGTGGGCCCGTGGAAGAAGGCGACGGACCCCCATGGGAGGGAGAGGTGCGCCGGGTTCGTGTTCGACTCGGCGAAGAGGGTCATCGAGGCGAGCCATTCGCGCGGGATCCCCTCGAAGTGGCGCGAGCAATCCCTCCCCTCGATCACCACCGCGGCGTCAGGCCGCACGCCTGCGGCACGGAGAGGCCCGAGCGCCGAACTCGCGGCGAGCACCAGCGCGGTTTCGCGCACGTCCCTCGCCTGCCGGAGGAAGCCTTCGAGGGACGGCCCGGCACCGACGACGAGAACGGGAAGGCGCCGGGCGGCTCCTGCCAGATCGCGGGCCCACACGCCCGCGAGAAGGCGCGGTAGGTTCCGCTCGAGGTTGTCGAACCAGATCGGGGCGAGGGTGGCGCGGGTGCCCGCCTCGAGAAGGGCGGCGCGCCGCGCTTCGCCGAGCACCCGATCCATCGCTGCGGCCGGCGGTGCATCGCGCAGGCCGGCGTCCGGGGGGCAGGCCCGGTAGGCCTCCAGCCCGAAGGTGAGGATGCGGCGGGCCAGGCTCTCGTATCGCTCCGCGAGGGACGTCATGACGATGCGGCCCCGGCGCTCCTGGGGCGGAGCCCCGAGTGTCCAGGTGACCACGCAGGCGCCGGTCTCCGCCAGGTGCTCCAGATGCTCCCCCCTGCCCCGGGTGAAGATCGCCTGCGGGCGTCCGGGGAGCGACGCGATCCACGCGCGCGCCCATTCCGCCGCGGGGGCGGCCATGCGGTCGGTCCCGGCGGGGAGGGGGCTCACGGTGCCGGTTCGGCGGCCCCGGCGGCTCCTCGTGCCGCCTCGAGGGCTGCGGCGTGGCGGTGGAAGAGGTCGCGCCAAGAAGGGATCATCGGCAGGATCGTCCCCTCGAGGATGTCCGCGGCGGCGGCCCAATCGCCCGCCTCCTGGCAGTGCACGAAATCCCGTAGCGCCCGCGCCATCCCCCCGAGATCGAAGCTCTCGGCGTCGGCGGTCCCGCGCACGCGGGTGAGGTCGACCGCCAGGCGGGCCAACGAGCCGAAACCGTCGAGAAGGTGATCGAGGCTCACGCGGACGGCCGCGAGTTCACCGCGGCGCATGTGCCCGGCGATGGCCGGTATCTCGCGCCCTGCAGCGTCGAGGAAGCGGTCGGCGCGCACCAGCGCGCGCATCGCGATCTGACCCGGCTGCTCGGCCGGTGGCGTCGGCGTCGGCATCATGAGGCTCCTTCGTGTCCGGCGCGCCCGGCGGGAGCGAGGCCCGCGCGCGCCTCTTCGAGGGCGCGAAGCGCGGCCCGCCGCGCCCTTTCCGCCTCGGCGGCGTCGTGTCCGGCCCCGCGCTCCGCGACCGCCAGAGCGCGCTCGTGCAGGGGGAGATGGCCACCTCCTCGGCGGGGGAGCGCGGCCAGCACATCCTCCAGCGCCGCGCGCGGAAGGCCGGGAAGGGTGGCGCCGGCGGCGGTGACATCGACGATCCGCCCCTGCGGCACACCGGCTGCGCGGCGGAGCAGCCGGCGCCGGTGGCGCCACAGGCTCTCCGTCGTCGGAACCGGACGGCCGTCCTTGCCAGGCACGCTCATCTCGCCTTCCGCCGCCCCGCCCCCGGCGTGCGCGCGCCCGCCGGTGAGCGCGAGGTCGGCTCCCGCCAGGAATATCGGTCCCGCCCCGTTGGCGAGCAGCACGTCGAGGGCGGCGAGCAACACCGAGCCGTGGCTGTCGTAGCGCCCCTCCCTGCCGAACAGCTCGTCCGCCCGATCGAGCAGTCCACCACGCTCGCAGGCGTACAGGGCGCCCTCGCACCGGTCGAGAGCCTCGGGACGGGCTCCCTCGAAGAAGACGAGAGGCGGCAACGACCGGCACCGGAGGATCTTCCGGCGTCCGCCCTCGGTTCCGTCCAAGGTCACCGCCAGGTCGACCGGCACGCCCGCGGCCTGGAGTGCCGGCACGGAGGTGTCGAGTGCGACCAGCGCGGCCGCCCTCCGCGGAACCTCCCGTGCGAGGAGCCCGAGCTGACCCTCGAGGCTCGGTCCGGGCGCGACCAGGATGACCGGCCGGCCGGCGACGAAGCGGCGCAGGCGCGCCACAGGGGGGGCGCCCAGAACCGCGTCGAGATTCCGGGCGACGTTCGCGAGGATCGTTCCGCACTGGGTTTCCCAGGAGCGCTGCACGGCCGCCAGCTCGCGGGCCATTGCGGCGAGCGGCTCGAGCTCTCGCGGGGTGCGCGCGAGGGTCCCCGCTTCGACGAGGACGGCGAGCCGCCGCCCGCCTTCCGGGAGCTTCCTCCGGATCTCCGCGA
This portion of the Acidobacteriota bacterium genome encodes:
- a CDS encoding DUF115 domain-containing protein — translated: MSPLPAGTDRMAAPAAEWARAWIASLPGRPQAIFTRGRGEHLEHLAETGACVVTWTLGAPPQERRGRIVMTSLAERYESLARRILTFGLEAYRACPPDAGLRDAPPAAAMDRVLGEARRAALLEAGTRATLAPIWFDNLERNLPRLLAGVWARDLAGAARRLPVLVVGAGPSLEGFLRQARDVRETALVLAASSALGPLRAAGVRPDAAVVIEGRDCSRHFEGIPREWLASMTLFAESNTNPAHLSLPWGSVAFFHGPTGAWLEPWTGAGTLVPTGGNVGTAALVLGWLLGGDPVLMAGLDFAAPGGRYYAPGSGSQRPGGAPEPSLRAEGWDGSPLETTPELDAYRRATEQAVATIRSRDPRARFLCAAGAARIEGVDRVDWARWAAGRPRLAARPRLGAPARRAARTPAFPAPPDLRDRVRRYAEDPAGPLAALALAEPPETTLSLLAAVELGRRDGPPGPDRQREALQAAARRWREMAARAAAWSRWLDRPA
- a CDS encoding DUF115 domain-containing protein, which gives rise to MGIGEPVEGHLDARELLLDVAREAAVAAGFPRIVGPDVQCERQVGCRVSDLPEPARHLPHRRVAVERLHRAVDLVGERELRTSRRRVASDALIAAPLEGPAVELAGMAAQLPREAVRHQQKRAPDDLAARSRRKGQGGSDGRPDRCQQKKRPPGRSGRAVTVGRGRVHGRGSGGGGIVARGGPGRACRWHGACSGLRGRSLTGRGGRAVSMARSPGTAPSATADAIFAANREVLEARHPGLWERILDAARSGGRPDPDTGAGPAEIPAGLETAEEILVFGAAGGAALDRALARAAPEARVTLVVVDPAGFAEALRREPCAGRLSDPRLTIAGGGLAEIRRKLPEGGRRLAVLVEAGTLARTPRELEPLAAMARELAAVQRSWETQCGTILANVARNLDAVLGAPPVARLRRFVAGRPVILVAPGPSLEGQLGLLAREVPRRAAALVALDTSVPALQAAGVPVDLAVTLDGTEGGRRKILRCRSLPPLVFFEGARPEALDRCEGALYACERGGLLDRADELFGREGRYDSHGSVLLAALDVLLANGAGPIFLAGADLALTGGRAHAGGGAAEGEMSVPGKDGRPVPTTESLWRHRRRLLRRAAGVPQGRIVDVTAAGATLPGLPRAALEDVLAALPRRGGGHLPLHERALAVAERGAGHDAAEAERARRAALRALEEARAGLAPAGRAGHEGAS